GCGGGTCATGCATTGTGCCCGACGTCCACGGCGAAGAAAAAGACGTGCTCCCGTTTCTCGAGACAGAACGCGGTTTGACGGTGGAACCGTCGATAGCCACTCCCTAGCGACTGATTGGTACCGCTCGTCGGGCCGCCGGAAAACCGCACTGAGACGCGACGATTCCGACCGCTCGACTCGCGGTTCAGTTTCCCCGATCGAGCGCCGCTCGCGTAAATCACCGCTTGCACGCTCGAGCGGCCCTGGCGGCCGGTACCGTTCACCGTTCGCTGCCGTCAGTCGTCGAATCGATCTGCGTCGACGATTGCGACCGCGATCGCGATCGACTTCCGCTAACCGTCGAGAGCGCCTCAAGTACGCGACTTCCGGGGACTTCGAGTCCTCGTTCTCGGTAGGCCTCGTAGCGCTCTCGAGCCGCGCCGCCAGCGAAGTTCCGCTCGGCGAACGGTCGCGTCTCAACCAGGACGAGCGCGTCCGTCTCGTCGAGGGTCTCGAGGAGGGACTGGTTGCCGGACCCTACCACGAAATCCGCGAGGATCGTCGCATCGGCATCCCGAATCAGCGACGCAACGCTCTGACGCTCCGTCGAGGAGAGTTGAGCGAACGGCTCGGTCTCGACGGTATCGACCCCGATCGATCGGGCCGTCTCCGCTGCCGCATCGCCCCTGGAGACCGGGCCGAGCGTGACCTCGAGTCCCGCGGCCGCGAGTCGTGCGACGACGCCGGCAGCGGCCGTTCCCGTGCCCAGCACGTGCACTCGATCCGGGAGTGGCGTCGCCTGCCGGTCGGCCGCAAACGCGGTCACCGTTTCGGTCCCCGTCACCGGATTTGGCGTGACGACCGCGTTCGCCTCGAACGAGTCCGCGAGCGCGTCGCCGGTCAGCACCTCCGAGGGCGGCCCATCCCGGCTGACCACCCCGTCGGCGAGCACTACGAGCCGATCGCAGTACCGCGCCGCCAGATCCAGGTCGTGAATCGCCGCGACTATGGTTCGGCCCCCATCAACCAGTTCGCGGACCAACTCGAGCGTCTCGACCTGATGATTGATATCGAGACTGGCAGTCGGCTCGTCGAGCAGCATGACCGGCGTTGCCTGAGCGATCGCTCGCGCCAGCACGACGCGCTGGCGCTGACCGCCGCTGACCTCGTCGATCGGTCGGTCGGCCAGGTCGGCCGTGCGCGTCCGCTTGAGGGCACGCTTGACAGCGTCGTGATCTTCGGGCGTCGGCGAGGAGAACCGCGAGCGATGTGGATGGCGGCCCATCTCGACGACGTCCCGGACAGGGAACGAAAACGAGAGCGTCGTATCTTGGGGGACCACTGAGACGAGCCGACTCGAGGCCCGTGACGAGATATTGTGGATATCGACGTCATCGATCGCGACGGTCCCGGAATCGGGCTCGAGCGCGCCGCTGATGAGGCGAAGCAGCGTCGTCTTTCCCGCCCCGTTCGGGCCGACGAAGCCGACGAACTCGCCCGGT
This genomic stretch from Natrinema sp. SYSU A 869 harbors:
- a CDS encoding ATP-binding cassette domain-containing protein encodes the protein MTGPHRREAEESGSESGAATESGTATEPVTITVDDCSLSFGDLSVLEDVSLTIEPGEFVGFVGPNGAGKTTLLRLISGALEPDSGTVAIDDVDIHNISSRASSRLVSVVPQDTTLSFSFPVRDVVEMGRHPHRSRFSSPTPEDHDAVKRALKRTRTADLADRPIDEVSGGQRQRVVLARAIAQATPVMLLDEPTASLDINHQVETLELVRELVDGGRTIVAAIHDLDLAARYCDRLVVLADGVVSRDGPPSEVLTGDALADSFEANAVVTPNPVTGTETVTAFAADRQATPLPDRVHVLGTGTAAAGVVARLAAAGLEVTLGPVSRGDAAAETARSIGVDTVETEPFAQLSSTERQSVASLIRDADATILADFVVGSGNQSLLETLDETDALVLVETRPFAERNFAGGAARERYEAYRERGLEVPGSRVLEALSTVSGSRSRSRSQSSTQIDSTTDGSER